A section of the Cydia splendana chromosome 1, ilCydSple1.2, whole genome shotgun sequence genome encodes:
- the LOC134794866 gene encoding SAFB-like transcription modulator isoform X4, with protein sequence MSDRKRLLDELRVIDLRAELEKRNLDKSGVRGVLITRLSKHLKEEGHDPETFKFDLSTPEGKTPSKRTRRSESTVEQEAEETPAMEDMIVQDDAGEEDDSETQDNHTKAATEEKTQETMDVDGTEKINRKRENNEEPETSPPKKPCTDNIQNEEEDQKAENNLEEDSINLDLGEDELLNEETDSTAKLKKDDGASEEPTPSDEAAPAPAAAPSDAAVDDQQVNSEAAATSNDCNKSDKEAKEGQDKDGEGDKKEKKDDGKEGGARNLWVSGLSGDTRAKDLKQLCSKHGKVIGAKVVTNARTPGSRCYGYVTMASAQDAENCIKNLHRTELHGRMISVEKAKSESESSSRRQPTRPDRRSSNDRKDDSKDKENEDGKEGNEKSTEKVRKEGEVSGEESTKSETRDKADQKDKDKAKRSTRSRERRRSPREVLSFSKIWKERDVARARERSRAAREEERRRRAAEDALRERERRQRQEKHRLELEREKLRAEREKIEREKNELLRLERERHRLEREKLELERLELKRAQLRLEEERRKRGYESSAAYRKTAASPPPDNYEREPRHKRPPPPPMSSSRGQFEAPPPPRFEMPASYDRSDKRDRDRDYKRDYPRHVAAGSMKYPNGSSEEARQPLPPGTRAKEPARYEARERYRPSPPAKPDARAWPHQHAHAHAATRYPDPQPPAKGGSSSGGGGGGSGEAWSGEARYGAYEQRYPPAYQPPPPGAAYPDRYAQPARDYRKY encoded by the exons ATGTCCGACCGAAAGCGTTTACTGGACGAACTAAGAGTAATAGATTTGCGTGCAGAGTTGGAGAAGCGTAACCTAGATAAGAGTGGTGTACGCGGTGTACTCATTACGCGTTTATCAAAG CATTTAAAGGAAGAGGGTCATGATCCTGAAACATTCAAATTTGACCTGAGTACACCTGAGGGCAAAACTCCATCGAAGAGGACGCGACGTTCAGAGAGCACGGTGGAACAAGAGGCTGAAGAAACGCCCGCCATGGAAGATATGATTGTTCAAGATGACGCAGGAGAGGAGGATGACTCTGAAACGCAAGATAACCATACAAAGGCTGCTACCGAGGAGAAGACACAGGAAACTATGGACGTTGATGGGACAGAAAAAATCAACAGGAAACGTGAAAATAATGAAGAACCTGAAACATCTCCACCCAAAAAACCCTGCACAGACAATATACAAAATGAGGAAGAAGATCAAAAAGCTGAAAACAATTTGGAGGAGGATAGCATAAATTTGGACCTTGGCGAAGATGAACTGCTGAATGAAGAG ACGGATTCTACTGCAAAGCTCAAAAAAG ATGACGGCGCGAGTGAGGAGCCCACACCGAGCGACGAGGCTGCACCAGCGCCTGCTGCCGCTCCGAGCGACGCCGCCGTCGATGACCAACAAGTAAACTCCGAAGCCGCCGCCACTAG CAATGACTGCAATAAATCGGATAAGGAAGCTAAAG AGGGTCAGGACAAGGATGGCGAGGGTGACAAAAAGGAGAAGAAGGACGATGGCAAAGAGGGCGGCGCGCGCAACCTGTGGGTCAGCGGCCTGTCGGGCGACACGCGCGCCAAGGACCTCAAGCAACTCTGCAGCAAGCATGGGAAG GTAATTGGAGCAAAAGTAGTTACAAATGCTCGGACCCCAGGCTCGCGTTGCTACGGCTACGTCACTATGGCTAGTGCCCAGGACGCTGAAAACTGTATCAAGAACTTGCATAGAACTG AGTTGCATGGACGAATGATCTCTGTCGAAAAGGCTAAGTCTGAATCAGAATCATCGTCTCGGAGGCAGCCGACAAGACCGGACCGCAGATCGAGCAACGATCGTAAAGATGACTCGAAAGATAAGGAAAACGAG GATGGCAAGGAAGGCAACGAAAAGAGCACTGAAAAAGTAAGGAAAGAGGGAGAGGTGTCAGGTGAAGAGAGCACCAAATCAGAAACGCGCGACAAGGCAGACCAAAAAGACAAA GACAAAGCCAAACGCAGCACCAGAAGTCGAGAAAGAAGAAGGTCACCAAGAGAAGTCCTCTCATTTTCCAAGATATGG AAAGAGCGCGACGTGGCGCGTGCGCGCGAAAGGTCCCGCGCGGCACGCGAGGaggagcggcggcggcgcgcggccgaGGACGCGCTGCGCGAGCGCGAGCGCCGCCAGCGCCAGGAGAAGCACCGCCTCGAGCTGGAGCGCGAGAAGTTGCGCGCCGAGAG GGAAAAGATTGAGCGTGAGAAGAACGAGTTGCTGCGGCTCGAGCGCGAGCGGCACCGGCTGGAGCGCGAGAAACTTGAACTTGAACGACTCGAGCTCAAACGCGCGCAACTGCG CCTGGAGGAGGAGCGTCGCAAGCGCGGCTACGAGAGTAGCGCTGCCTACCGTAAGACGGCCGCCAGCCCGCCGCCCGACAACTACGAGCGCGAGCCGCGCCACaagcggccgccgccgccgcccatG TCATCAAGCCGAGGCCAGTTCgaggcgccgccgccgccgcggttCGAGATGCCGGCGAGCTACGACCGCTCCGACAAGCGCGATCGCGACCGCGACTACAAGCGGGACTACCCGAGACACGTCGCCG CCGGCAGCATGAAGTACCCGAACGGCAGCTCGGAGGAGGCGCGGCAGCCGCTGCCGCCGGGCACGCGCGCCAAGGAGCCGGCGCGCTACGAGGCGCGCGAGCGCTACCGGCCCTCGCCGCCCGCCAAGCCCGACGCGCGCGCCTGGCCGCACCAGCACGCCCACGCCCACGCCGCCACGCGCTACCCCGACCCGCAGCCGCCCGCCAAAG GCGGCAGCAGCAGcggaggcggcggcggcggcagcggcgagGCGTGGTCGGGCGAGGCGCGCTACGGCGCCTACGAGCAGCGCTACCCGCCCGCCTACCAGCCGCCCCCGCCCGGCGCCGCCTACCCCGACCGCTACGCGCAGCCGGCCCGCGACTACCGCAAGTACTGA
- the LOC134794866 gene encoding SAFB-like transcription modulator isoform X2, with translation MSDRKRLLDELRVIDLRAELEKRNLDKSGVRGVLITRLSKHLKEEGHDPETFKFDLSTPEGKTPSKRTRRSESTVEQEAEETPAMEDMIVQDDAGEEDDSETQDNHTKAATEEKTQETMDVDGTEKINRKRENNEEPETSPPKKPCTDNIQNEEEDQKAENNLEEDSINLDLGEDELLNEETDSTAKLKKDDGASEEPTPSDEAAPAPAAAPSDAAVDDQQVNSEAAATSNDCNKSDKEAKEGQDKDGEGDKKEKKDDGKEGGARNLWVSGLSGDTRAKDLKQLCSKHGKVIGAKVVTNARTPGSRCYGYVTMASAQDAENCIKNLHRTELHGRMISVEKAKSESESSSRRQPTRPDRRSSNDRKDDSKDKENEDGKEGNEKSTEKVRKEGEVSGEESTKSETRDKADQKDKDKAKRSTRSRERRRSPREVLSFSKIWKERDVARARERSRAAREEERRRRAAEDALRERERRQRQEKHRLELEREKLRAERSVLPTRLLSLWCRKVPRGGAAAARGRGRAARARAPPAPGEAPPRAGAREVARREVCTPDPTLVTVVQEGPARRGGGGARPRTRCASASAASARRSTASSWSARSCAPRGLYSRPDSCHCGAGRSREEGRRRRAAEDALRERERRQRQEKHRLELEREKLRAERSVLPTRLLSLWCRKVPRGGAAAARGRGRAARARAPPAPGEAPPRAGAREVARREVCTPDPTLVTVVQEGPARRGGGGARPRTRCASASAASARRSTASSWSARSCAPRGKRLSVRRTSCCGSSASGTGWSARNLNLNDSSSNARNCAWRRSVASAATRVALPTVRRPPARRPTTTSASRATSGRRRRPCHQAEASSRRRRRRGSRCRRATTAPTSAIATATTSGTTRDTSPVIDLYPAA, from the exons ATGTCCGACCGAAAGCGTTTACTGGACGAACTAAGAGTAATAGATTTGCGTGCAGAGTTGGAGAAGCGTAACCTAGATAAGAGTGGTGTACGCGGTGTACTCATTACGCGTTTATCAAAG CATTTAAAGGAAGAGGGTCATGATCCTGAAACATTCAAATTTGACCTGAGTACACCTGAGGGCAAAACTCCATCGAAGAGGACGCGACGTTCAGAGAGCACGGTGGAACAAGAGGCTGAAGAAACGCCCGCCATGGAAGATATGATTGTTCAAGATGACGCAGGAGAGGAGGATGACTCTGAAACGCAAGATAACCATACAAAGGCTGCTACCGAGGAGAAGACACAGGAAACTATGGACGTTGATGGGACAGAAAAAATCAACAGGAAACGTGAAAATAATGAAGAACCTGAAACATCTCCACCCAAAAAACCCTGCACAGACAATATACAAAATGAGGAAGAAGATCAAAAAGCTGAAAACAATTTGGAGGAGGATAGCATAAATTTGGACCTTGGCGAAGATGAACTGCTGAATGAAGAG ACGGATTCTACTGCAAAGCTCAAAAAAG ATGACGGCGCGAGTGAGGAGCCCACACCGAGCGACGAGGCTGCACCAGCGCCTGCTGCCGCTCCGAGCGACGCCGCCGTCGATGACCAACAAGTAAACTCCGAAGCCGCCGCCACTAG CAATGACTGCAATAAATCGGATAAGGAAGCTAAAG AGGGTCAGGACAAGGATGGCGAGGGTGACAAAAAGGAGAAGAAGGACGATGGCAAAGAGGGCGGCGCGCGCAACCTGTGGGTCAGCGGCCTGTCGGGCGACACGCGCGCCAAGGACCTCAAGCAACTCTGCAGCAAGCATGGGAAG GTAATTGGAGCAAAAGTAGTTACAAATGCTCGGACCCCAGGCTCGCGTTGCTACGGCTACGTCACTATGGCTAGTGCCCAGGACGCTGAAAACTGTATCAAGAACTTGCATAGAACTG AGTTGCATGGACGAATGATCTCTGTCGAAAAGGCTAAGTCTGAATCAGAATCATCGTCTCGGAGGCAGCCGACAAGACCGGACCGCAGATCGAGCAACGATCGTAAAGATGACTCGAAAGATAAGGAAAACGAG GATGGCAAGGAAGGCAACGAAAAGAGCACTGAAAAAGTAAGGAAAGAGGGAGAGGTGTCAGGTGAAGAGAGCACCAAATCAGAAACGCGCGACAAGGCAGACCAAAAAGACAAA GACAAAGCCAAACGCAGCACCAGAAGTCGAGAAAGAAGAAGGTCACCAAGAGAAGTCCTCTCATTTTCCAAGATATGG AAAGAGCGCGACGTGGCGCGTGCGCGCGAAAGGTCCCGCGCGGCACGCGAGGaggagcggcggcggcgcgcggccgaGGACGCGCTGCGCGAGCGCGAGCGCCGCCAGCGCCAGGAGAAGCACCGCCTCGAGCTGGAGCGCGAGAAGTTGCGCGCCGAGAGGTCTGTACTCCCGACCCGACTCTTGTCACTGTGGTGCAGGAAGGTCCCGCGAGgaggggcggcggcggcgcgcggccgaGGACGCGCTGCGCGAGCGCGAGCGCCGCCAGCGCCAGGAGAAGCACCGCCTCGAGCTGGAGCGCGAGAAGTTGCGCGCCGAGAGGTCTGTACTCCCGACCCGACTCTTGTCACTGTGGTGCAGGAAGGTCCCGCGAGgaggggcggcggcggcgcgcggccgaGGACGCGCTGCGCGAGCGCGAGCGCCGCCAGCGCCAGGAGAAGCACCGCCTCGAGCTGGAGCGCGAGAAGTTGCGCGCCGAGAGGTCTGTACTCCCGACCCGACTCTTGTCACTGTGGTGCAGGAAGGTCCCGCGAGgaggggcggcggcggcgcgcggccgaGGACGCGCTGCGCGAGCGCGAGCGCCGCCAGCGCCAGGAGAAGCACCGCCTCGAGCTGGAGCGCGAGAAGTTGCGCGCCGAGAGGTCTGTACTCCCGACCCGACTCTTGTCACTGTGGTGCAGGAAGGTCCCGCGAGgaggggcggcggcggcgcgcggccgaGGACGCGCTGCGCGAGCGCGAGCGCCGCCAGCGCCAGGAGAAGCACCGCCTCGAGCTGGAGCGCGAGAAGTTGCGCGCCGAGAGGTCTGTACTCCCGACCCGACTCTTGTCACTGTGGTGCAGGAAGGTCCCGCGAGgaggggcggcggcggcgcgcggccgaGGACGCGCTGCGCGAGCGCGAGCGCCGCCAGCGCCAGGAGAAGCACCGCCTCGAGCTGGAGCGCGAGAAGTTGCGCGCCGAGAG GGAAAAGATTGAGCGTGAGAAGAACGAGTTGCTGCGGCTCGAGCGCGAGCGGCACCGGCTGGAGCGCGAGAAACTTGAACTTGAACGACTCGAGCTCAAACGCGCGCAACTGCG CCTGGAGGAGGAGCGTCGCAAGCGCGGCTACGAGAGTAGCGCTGCCTACCGTAAGACGGCCGCCAGCCCGCCGCCCGACAACTACGAGCGCGAGCCGCGCCACaagcggccgccgccgccgcccatG TCATCAAGCCGAGGCCAGTTCgaggcgccgccgccgccgcggttCGAGATGCCGGCGAGCTACGACCGCTCCGACAAGCGCGATCGCGACCGCGACTACAAGCGGGACTACCCGAGACACGTCGCCGGTAATAGACCTATAT CCGGCAGCATGA
- the LOC134794866 gene encoding SAFB-like transcription modulator isoform X3 — MSDRKRLLDELRVIDLRAELEKRNLDKSGVRGVLITRLSKHLKEEGHDPETFKFDLSTPEGKTPSKRTRRSESTVEQEAEETPAMEDMIVQDDAGEEDDSETQDNHTKAATEEKTQETMDVDGTEKINRKRENNEEPETSPPKKPCTDNIQNEEEDQKAENNLEEDSINLDLGEDELLNEETDSTAKLKKDDGASEEPTPSDEAAPAPAAAPSDAAVDDQQVNSEAAATSNDCNKSDKEAKEGQDKDGEGDKKEKKDDGKEGGARNLWVSGLSGDTRAKDLKQLCSKHGKVIGAKVVTNARTPGSRCYGYVTMASAQDAENCIKNLHRTELHGRMISVEKAKSESESSSRRQPTRPDRRSSNDRKDDSKDKENEDGKEGNEKSTEKVRKEGEVSGEESTKSETRDKADQKDKDKAKRSTRSRERRRSPREVLSFSKIWKERDVARARERSRAAREEERRRRAAEDALRERERRQRQEKHRLELEREKLRAERSVLPTRLLSLWCRKVPRGGAAAARGRGRAARARAPPAPGEAPPRAGAREVARREVCTPDPTLVTVVQEGPARRGGGGARPRTRCASASAASARRSTASSWSARSCAPRGLYSRPDSCHCGAGRSREEGRRRRAAEDALRERERRQRQEKHRLELEREKLRAERSVLPTRLLSLWCRKVPRGGAAAARGRGRAARARAPPAPGEAPPRAGAREVARREVCTPDPTLVTVVQEGPARRGGGGARPRTRCASASAASARRSTASSWSARSCAPRGKRLSVRRTSCCGSSASGTGWSARNLNLNDSSSNARNCAWRRSVASAATRVALPTVRRPPARRPTTTSASRATSGRRRRPWSVHQAEASSRRRRRRGSRCRRATTAPTSAIATATTSGTTRDTSPPAA; from the exons ATGTCCGACCGAAAGCGTTTACTGGACGAACTAAGAGTAATAGATTTGCGTGCAGAGTTGGAGAAGCGTAACCTAGATAAGAGTGGTGTACGCGGTGTACTCATTACGCGTTTATCAAAG CATTTAAAGGAAGAGGGTCATGATCCTGAAACATTCAAATTTGACCTGAGTACACCTGAGGGCAAAACTCCATCGAAGAGGACGCGACGTTCAGAGAGCACGGTGGAACAAGAGGCTGAAGAAACGCCCGCCATGGAAGATATGATTGTTCAAGATGACGCAGGAGAGGAGGATGACTCTGAAACGCAAGATAACCATACAAAGGCTGCTACCGAGGAGAAGACACAGGAAACTATGGACGTTGATGGGACAGAAAAAATCAACAGGAAACGTGAAAATAATGAAGAACCTGAAACATCTCCACCCAAAAAACCCTGCACAGACAATATACAAAATGAGGAAGAAGATCAAAAAGCTGAAAACAATTTGGAGGAGGATAGCATAAATTTGGACCTTGGCGAAGATGAACTGCTGAATGAAGAG ACGGATTCTACTGCAAAGCTCAAAAAAG ATGACGGCGCGAGTGAGGAGCCCACACCGAGCGACGAGGCTGCACCAGCGCCTGCTGCCGCTCCGAGCGACGCCGCCGTCGATGACCAACAAGTAAACTCCGAAGCCGCCGCCACTAG CAATGACTGCAATAAATCGGATAAGGAAGCTAAAG AGGGTCAGGACAAGGATGGCGAGGGTGACAAAAAGGAGAAGAAGGACGATGGCAAAGAGGGCGGCGCGCGCAACCTGTGGGTCAGCGGCCTGTCGGGCGACACGCGCGCCAAGGACCTCAAGCAACTCTGCAGCAAGCATGGGAAG GTAATTGGAGCAAAAGTAGTTACAAATGCTCGGACCCCAGGCTCGCGTTGCTACGGCTACGTCACTATGGCTAGTGCCCAGGACGCTGAAAACTGTATCAAGAACTTGCATAGAACTG AGTTGCATGGACGAATGATCTCTGTCGAAAAGGCTAAGTCTGAATCAGAATCATCGTCTCGGAGGCAGCCGACAAGACCGGACCGCAGATCGAGCAACGATCGTAAAGATGACTCGAAAGATAAGGAAAACGAG GATGGCAAGGAAGGCAACGAAAAGAGCACTGAAAAAGTAAGGAAAGAGGGAGAGGTGTCAGGTGAAGAGAGCACCAAATCAGAAACGCGCGACAAGGCAGACCAAAAAGACAAA GACAAAGCCAAACGCAGCACCAGAAGTCGAGAAAGAAGAAGGTCACCAAGAGAAGTCCTCTCATTTTCCAAGATATGG AAAGAGCGCGACGTGGCGCGTGCGCGCGAAAGGTCCCGCGCGGCACGCGAGGaggagcggcggcggcgcgcggccgaGGACGCGCTGCGCGAGCGCGAGCGCCGCCAGCGCCAGGAGAAGCACCGCCTCGAGCTGGAGCGCGAGAAGTTGCGCGCCGAGAGGTCTGTACTCCCGACCCGACTCTTGTCACTGTGGTGCAGGAAGGTCCCGCGAGgaggggcggcggcggcgcgcggccgaGGACGCGCTGCGCGAGCGCGAGCGCCGCCAGCGCCAGGAGAAGCACCGCCTCGAGCTGGAGCGCGAGAAGTTGCGCGCCGAGAGGTCTGTACTCCCGACCCGACTCTTGTCACTGTGGTGCAGGAAGGTCCCGCGAGgaggggcggcggcggcgcgcggccgaGGACGCGCTGCGCGAGCGCGAGCGCCGCCAGCGCCAGGAGAAGCACCGCCTCGAGCTGGAGCGCGAGAAGTTGCGCGCCGAGAGGTCTGTACTCCCGACCCGACTCTTGTCACTGTGGTGCAGGAAGGTCCCGCGAGgaggggcggcggcggcgcgcggccgaGGACGCGCTGCGCGAGCGCGAGCGCCGCCAGCGCCAGGAGAAGCACCGCCTCGAGCTGGAGCGCGAGAAGTTGCGCGCCGAGAGGTCTGTACTCCCGACCCGACTCTTGTCACTGTGGTGCAGGAAGGTCCCGCGAGgaggggcggcggcggcgcgcggccgaGGACGCGCTGCGCGAGCGCGAGCGCCGCCAGCGCCAGGAGAAGCACCGCCTCGAGCTGGAGCGCGAGAAGTTGCGCGCCGAGAGGTCTGTACTCCCGACCCGACTCTTGTCACTGTGGTGCAGGAAGGTCCCGCGAGgaggggcggcggcggcgcgcggccgaGGACGCGCTGCGCGAGCGCGAGCGCCGCCAGCGCCAGGAGAAGCACCGCCTCGAGCTGGAGCGCGAGAAGTTGCGCGCCGAGAG GGAAAAGATTGAGCGTGAGAAGAACGAGTTGCTGCGGCTCGAGCGCGAGCGGCACCGGCTGGAGCGCGAGAAACTTGAACTTGAACGACTCGAGCTCAAACGCGCGCAACTGCG CCTGGAGGAGGAGCGTCGCAAGCGCGGCTACGAGAGTAGCGCTGCCTACCGTAAGACGGCCGCCAGCCCGCCGCCCGACAACTACGAGCGCGAGCCGCGCCACaagcggccgccgccgccgcccatGGTCAGT TCATCAAGCCGAGGCCAGTTCgaggcgccgccgccgccgcggttCGAGATGCCGGCGAGCTACGACCGCTCCGACAAGCGCGATCGCGACCGCGACTACAAGCGGGACTACCCGAGACACGTCGCCG CCGGCAGCATGA
- the LOC134794866 gene encoding SAFB-like transcription modulator isoform X1 codes for MSDRKRLLDELRVIDLRAELEKRNLDKSGVRGVLITRLSKHLKEEGHDPETFKFDLSTPEGKTPSKRTRRSESTVEQEAEETPAMEDMIVQDDAGEEDDSETQDNHTKAATEEKTQETMDVDGTEKINRKRENNEEPETSPPKKPCTDNIQNEEEDQKAENNLEEDSINLDLGEDELLNEETDSTAKLKKDDGASEEPTPSDEAAPAPAAAPSDAAVDDQQVNSEAAATSNDCNKSDKEAKEGQDKDGEGDKKEKKDDGKEGGARNLWVSGLSGDTRAKDLKQLCSKHGKVIGAKVVTNARTPGSRCYGYVTMASAQDAENCIKNLHRTELHGRMISVEKAKSESESSSRRQPTRPDRRSSNDRKDDSKDKENEDGKEGNEKSTEKVRKEGEVSGEESTKSETRDKADQKDKDKAKRSTRSRERRRSPREVLSFSKIWKERDVARARERSRAAREEERRRRAAEDALRERERRQRQEKHRLELEREKLRAERSVLPTRLLSLWCRKVPRGGAAAARGRGRAARARAPPAPGEAPPRAGAREVARREVCTPDPTLVTVVQEGPARRGGGGARPRTRCASASAASARRSTASSWSARSCAPRGLYSRPDSCHCGAGRSREEGRRRRAAEDALRERERRQRQEKHRLELEREKLRAERSVLPTRLLSLWCRKVPRGGAAAARGRGRAARARAPPAPGEAPPRAGAREVARREVCTPDPTLVTVVQEGPARRGGGGARPRTRCASASAASARRSTASSWSARSCAPRGKRLSVRRTSCCGSSASGTGWSARNLNLNDSSSNARNCAWRRSVASAATRVALPTVRRPPARRPTTTSASRATSGRRRRPWSVHQAEASSRRRRRRGSRCRRATTAPTSAIATATTSGTTRDTSPVIDLYPAA; via the exons ATGTCCGACCGAAAGCGTTTACTGGACGAACTAAGAGTAATAGATTTGCGTGCAGAGTTGGAGAAGCGTAACCTAGATAAGAGTGGTGTACGCGGTGTACTCATTACGCGTTTATCAAAG CATTTAAAGGAAGAGGGTCATGATCCTGAAACATTCAAATTTGACCTGAGTACACCTGAGGGCAAAACTCCATCGAAGAGGACGCGACGTTCAGAGAGCACGGTGGAACAAGAGGCTGAAGAAACGCCCGCCATGGAAGATATGATTGTTCAAGATGACGCAGGAGAGGAGGATGACTCTGAAACGCAAGATAACCATACAAAGGCTGCTACCGAGGAGAAGACACAGGAAACTATGGACGTTGATGGGACAGAAAAAATCAACAGGAAACGTGAAAATAATGAAGAACCTGAAACATCTCCACCCAAAAAACCCTGCACAGACAATATACAAAATGAGGAAGAAGATCAAAAAGCTGAAAACAATTTGGAGGAGGATAGCATAAATTTGGACCTTGGCGAAGATGAACTGCTGAATGAAGAG ACGGATTCTACTGCAAAGCTCAAAAAAG ATGACGGCGCGAGTGAGGAGCCCACACCGAGCGACGAGGCTGCACCAGCGCCTGCTGCCGCTCCGAGCGACGCCGCCGTCGATGACCAACAAGTAAACTCCGAAGCCGCCGCCACTAG CAATGACTGCAATAAATCGGATAAGGAAGCTAAAG AGGGTCAGGACAAGGATGGCGAGGGTGACAAAAAGGAGAAGAAGGACGATGGCAAAGAGGGCGGCGCGCGCAACCTGTGGGTCAGCGGCCTGTCGGGCGACACGCGCGCCAAGGACCTCAAGCAACTCTGCAGCAAGCATGGGAAG GTAATTGGAGCAAAAGTAGTTACAAATGCTCGGACCCCAGGCTCGCGTTGCTACGGCTACGTCACTATGGCTAGTGCCCAGGACGCTGAAAACTGTATCAAGAACTTGCATAGAACTG AGTTGCATGGACGAATGATCTCTGTCGAAAAGGCTAAGTCTGAATCAGAATCATCGTCTCGGAGGCAGCCGACAAGACCGGACCGCAGATCGAGCAACGATCGTAAAGATGACTCGAAAGATAAGGAAAACGAG GATGGCAAGGAAGGCAACGAAAAGAGCACTGAAAAAGTAAGGAAAGAGGGAGAGGTGTCAGGTGAAGAGAGCACCAAATCAGAAACGCGCGACAAGGCAGACCAAAAAGACAAA GACAAAGCCAAACGCAGCACCAGAAGTCGAGAAAGAAGAAGGTCACCAAGAGAAGTCCTCTCATTTTCCAAGATATGG AAAGAGCGCGACGTGGCGCGTGCGCGCGAAAGGTCCCGCGCGGCACGCGAGGaggagcggcggcggcgcgcggccgaGGACGCGCTGCGCGAGCGCGAGCGCCGCCAGCGCCAGGAGAAGCACCGCCTCGAGCTGGAGCGCGAGAAGTTGCGCGCCGAGAGGTCTGTACTCCCGACCCGACTCTTGTCACTGTGGTGCAGGAAGGTCCCGCGAGgaggggcggcggcggcgcgcggccgaGGACGCGCTGCGCGAGCGCGAGCGCCGCCAGCGCCAGGAGAAGCACCGCCTCGAGCTGGAGCGCGAGAAGTTGCGCGCCGAGAGGTCTGTACTCCCGACCCGACTCTTGTCACTGTGGTGCAGGAAGGTCCCGCGAGgaggggcggcggcggcgcgcggccgaGGACGCGCTGCGCGAGCGCGAGCGCCGCCAGCGCCAGGAGAAGCACCGCCTCGAGCTGGAGCGCGAGAAGTTGCGCGCCGAGAGGTCTGTACTCCCGACCCGACTCTTGTCACTGTGGTGCAGGAAGGTCCCGCGAGgaggggcggcggcggcgcgcggccgaGGACGCGCTGCGCGAGCGCGAGCGCCGCCAGCGCCAGGAGAAGCACCGCCTCGAGCTGGAGCGCGAGAAGTTGCGCGCCGAGAGGTCTGTACTCCCGACCCGACTCTTGTCACTGTGGTGCAGGAAGGTCCCGCGAGgaggggcggcggcggcgcgcggccgaGGACGCGCTGCGCGAGCGCGAGCGCCGCCAGCGCCAGGAGAAGCACCGCCTCGAGCTGGAGCGCGAGAAGTTGCGCGCCGAGAGGTCTGTACTCCCGACCCGACTCTTGTCACTGTGGTGCAGGAAGGTCCCGCGAGgaggggcggcggcggcgcgcggccgaGGACGCGCTGCGCGAGCGCGAGCGCCGCCAGCGCCAGGAGAAGCACCGCCTCGAGCTGGAGCGCGAGAAGTTGCGCGCCGAGAG GGAAAAGATTGAGCGTGAGAAGAACGAGTTGCTGCGGCTCGAGCGCGAGCGGCACCGGCTGGAGCGCGAGAAACTTGAACTTGAACGACTCGAGCTCAAACGCGCGCAACTGCG CCTGGAGGAGGAGCGTCGCAAGCGCGGCTACGAGAGTAGCGCTGCCTACCGTAAGACGGCCGCCAGCCCGCCGCCCGACAACTACGAGCGCGAGCCGCGCCACaagcggccgccgccgccgcccatGGTCAGT TCATCAAGCCGAGGCCAGTTCgaggcgccgccgccgccgcggttCGAGATGCCGGCGAGCTACGACCGCTCCGACAAGCGCGATCGCGACCGCGACTACAAGCGGGACTACCCGAGACACGTCGCCGGTAATAGACCTATAT CCGGCAGCATGA